Proteins encoded within one genomic window of Vidua macroura isolate BioBank_ID:100142 chromosome 2, ASM2450914v1, whole genome shotgun sequence:
- the SMPX gene encoding small muscular protein, with the protein MSKQPASHVKAIQANINIPMGAFRPGAGHPHKRKEFTPEEVEGNAPASTEEEKEKKLLPGAKKLPGPAVNLSEIQNIKSELKYVPKAEQ; encoded by the exons atgtcaaaacaacCAGCATCACATGTCAAAGCCATTCAG GCTAATATTAACATCCCAATGGGAGCATTTCGACCTGGTGCGGGCCACCCtcataaaagaaaagaatttacaCCTGAAGAAGTGGAGGGG AATGCTCCTGCTTcaacagaggaggagaaagagaagaagctgctcccaggagctAAGAAgcttccaggtcctgctgtCAACTTGTCAGAGATTCAGAACATAAAGAGTGAGCTGAAATATGTCCCCAAAGCTGAACAGTAG